Proteins co-encoded in one Halorussus vallis genomic window:
- the glyS gene encoding glycine--tRNA ligase yields MSRSDLVELAKRRGYFFQSASAYGGVSGFYTYGPEGATLKQNVEDAWRDRFQVQEGHREIDAPTVMPEPVFEASGHLDTFDDMLVECPECGESHRADHLIEDNTDIEEAESLPIEEVEELIADNDLACPNCGADLGGVSVEDFNLMFETNIGPGSSSPGYLRPETAQGIFVEFPQLAEYARNQLPFGITQIGKAYRNEISPRKSIIRVREFTQAELEHFIDPTEDEPDIDRVADVELTLYPAENQGEDGDNEYVEMTVREAVDSGLVHEWVAYYLGVGKEWYETIGVDMDRFRFRQHLSGELAHYAADCWDAEAEVDGDWIEITGYAYRSDYDLSKHDEYSDDDFTVFKQYDEEKVVERATVEPDMSYLGPEFGGAAGDVADELEKLAQRDRAAFDADEVTVEVDGEEYAVPVEKTGFSVDEDRETGEHITPHVVEPSIGVDRVIYTVLDHAYREDEIDGESRKRLALEPSVAPTFVGVFPLMDKDGMGERAREITDELRAEGFDVTYDDSGNIGRRYRRQDEVGTPFCVTVDYESLEDGTVTLRERDSTEQVRVAISDLPGLLSDLRAGETTFADLDAPAPEQ; encoded by the coding sequence ATGAGCCGGAGCGACCTCGTCGAACTGGCCAAGCGCCGCGGCTACTTCTTCCAGTCGGCCAGCGCCTACGGCGGCGTCTCGGGCTTCTACACCTACGGTCCGGAGGGCGCGACCCTCAAGCAGAACGTCGAGGACGCCTGGCGCGACCGCTTCCAGGTCCAGGAGGGCCACCGCGAGATCGACGCCCCGACCGTGATGCCCGAACCCGTCTTCGAGGCGTCGGGTCACTTGGACACCTTCGACGACATGCTGGTCGAGTGCCCCGAGTGCGGCGAGAGCCACCGGGCCGACCACCTCATCGAGGACAACACCGACATCGAGGAGGCCGAGAGCCTCCCCATCGAGGAGGTCGAAGAACTCATCGCGGACAACGACTTGGCGTGTCCGAACTGCGGCGCGGACCTCGGCGGCGTGTCGGTCGAGGACTTCAACCTGATGTTCGAGACGAACATCGGCCCCGGTAGCTCCTCGCCGGGCTACCTGCGGCCCGAGACTGCACAGGGCATCTTCGTGGAGTTCCCGCAACTCGCCGAGTACGCCCGCAACCAACTTCCGTTCGGCATCACCCAGATCGGCAAGGCTTACCGCAACGAGATCAGCCCCCGCAAGTCCATCATCCGGGTCCGGGAGTTCACCCAGGCCGAACTCGAACACTTCATCGACCCGACCGAAGACGAACCCGACATCGACCGGGTGGCCGACGTGGAACTCACCCTCTACCCCGCGGAGAACCAGGGCGAGGACGGCGACAACGAGTACGTCGAGATGACCGTCCGTGAGGCGGTCGACTCCGGCCTGGTCCACGAGTGGGTCGCCTACTACCTGGGCGTCGGCAAAGAGTGGTACGAAACCATCGGCGTCGACATGGACCGGTTCCGGTTCCGCCAGCACCTCTCGGGCGAACTCGCCCACTACGCCGCCGACTGCTGGGACGCCGAGGCGGAGGTCGACGGCGACTGGATCGAAATCACGGGCTACGCCTACCGGAGCGACTACGACCTGAGCAAGCACGACGAGTACTCCGACGACGACTTCACCGTCTTCAAGCAGTACGACGAGGAGAAGGTCGTCGAGCGCGCCACCGTCGAACCCGACATGAGCTACCTCGGTCCGGAGTTCGGCGGCGCGGCGGGCGACGTGGCCGACGAACTCGAGAAACTCGCCCAGCGCGACCGGGCGGCGTTCGACGCCGACGAAGTCACCGTCGAAGTCGACGGCGAGGAGTACGCGGTTCCGGTCGAGAAGACCGGTTTCAGCGTCGACGAGGACAGGGAAACCGGCGAGCACATCACGCCCCACGTGGTCGAACCGTCCATCGGCGTCGACCGGGTCATCTACACCGTGCTCGACCACGCCTACCGGGAAGACGAGATAGACGGCGAGAGTCGCAAGCGACTCGCGCTCGAACCGAGCGTCGCCCCGACGTTCGTCGGCGTCTTCCCGCTGATGGACAAGGACGGCATGGGCGAGCGCGCCCGGGAGATCACCGACGAACTCCGCGCGGAAGGGTTCGACGTGACCTACGACGACTCGGGCAACATCGGCCGGCGTTACCGCCGCCAGGACGAGGTCGGCACGCCGTTCTGCGTCACGGTCGACTACGAGAGCCTGGAAGATGGCACCGTAACCCTCCGCGAACGTGACTCCACCGAGCAGGTCCGGGTAGCGATCTCGGACCTGCCTGGCCTGCTCTCGGACCTCCGGGCGGGCGAAACCACCTTCGCGGACCTCGACGCACCCGCGCCAGAACAGTAA
- a CDS encoding CBS domain-containing protein, which translates to MKVGEAMTPRSEVVTVELPGTRDDVLEYLQERSFSSVPVVKNDDGEQFRGLISRDDLIENPDEDQLALLMREVPTTTQDATIEEVAALMVEEGTRRVPVVDGELEGIVTVTDVVRAIADGDADGETPVGDLAARDINTTYVETPLTVAERELYYANVPYAIVLDEEGEMEGVLTEVDIIDVARVVEGEEETGESLANEDDEWMWEGIKAVGNRYLPTRNVEIPAAPVGEFMTADVVTVSANKTAMDAARTMLRHDIEQIPLVSGDELVGIVRDINLLEALE; encoded by the coding sequence ATGAAAGTCGGCGAAGCCATGACGCCCCGCTCGGAGGTCGTTACCGTCGAGCTTCCGGGCACCCGCGACGACGTGCTCGAGTACCTACAGGAGCGGTCGTTCTCGTCCGTCCCCGTGGTCAAGAACGACGACGGCGAGCAGTTCCGCGGGCTCATCTCCCGGGACGACCTCATCGAGAACCCCGACGAGGACCAACTCGCGTTGTTGATGCGCGAGGTTCCGACCACGACCCAGGACGCCACCATCGAGGAGGTCGCGGCGTTGATGGTCGAGGAGGGAACCCGCCGGGTGCCGGTCGTCGACGGCGAACTCGAAGGCATCGTCACCGTGACCGACGTGGTCCGGGCCATCGCGGACGGCGACGCCGACGGCGAGACGCCAGTCGGCGATCTGGCCGCCCGGGACATCAACACCACCTACGTCGAGACGCCCCTCACCGTCGCCGAGCGCGAACTCTACTACGCCAACGTTCCCTACGCCATCGTGCTCGACGAGGAGGGGGAGATGGAGGGCGTGCTGACCGAGGTCGACATCATCGACGTGGCCCGCGTGGTCGAGGGCGAGGAGGAAACCGGCGAGAGCCTCGCCAACGAGGACGACGAGTGGATGTGGGAGGGCATCAAGGCGGTCGGCAACCGCTACCTGCCGACCCGGAACGTCGAGATTCCGGCCGCGCCGGTCGGCGAGTTCATGACCGCCGACGTGGTGACCGTCTCGGCGAACAAGACCGCCATGGACGCCGCCCGGACGATGCTCCGCCACGACATCGAGCAGATTCCGCTGGTCAGCGGCGACGAACTCGTCGGCATCGTCCGCGACATCAACCTGCTGGAGGCGCTCGAATGA
- a CDS encoding DUF7555 family protein, which translates to MATASRRARQALDAVVYGVVVSFVVFALGTVVGLLVGGGLVTAKYVMFVLGILLFGYSTFQMRPDPPWDTERTDDGDIKIIKERPTGTVVGSRTETKFQAAVQRIPPLSRYSLPPNERLSKAAKLFVASLAVLAWSFAMETVFGIVG; encoded by the coding sequence ATGGCGACTGCGTCCCGACGCGCGCGGCAAGCGCTCGACGCGGTCGTCTACGGTGTGGTCGTGTCGTTCGTGGTGTTCGCCCTCGGGACGGTCGTCGGCCTGCTGGTCGGCGGCGGCCTGGTGACCGCCAAGTACGTGATGTTCGTGCTCGGCATCCTGCTGTTCGGCTACTCGACGTTCCAGATGCGGCCCGACCCGCCGTGGGACACCGAGCGGACCGACGACGGCGACATCAAGATCATCAAAGAGCGCCCGACGGGGACGGTCGTGGGCTCGCGCACGGAGACAAAGTTCCAAGCCGCGGTCCAGCGCATTCCGCCGCTGTCGCGGTACTCGCTGCCGCCTAACGAGCGACTGTCGAAGGCGGCGAAGCTGTTCGTCGCCAGCCTCGCGGTGCTCGCCTGGTCGTTCGCGATGGAGACGGTGTTCGGCATCGTCGGGTGA
- a CDS encoding dolichol kinase — MSLHSEVKRRLVHVAGTGYPALYLLGLATYEQLRYLLVASSVAALALEAVRLLVGLDWQIFDELTREYEQENLAGYALYMFGMTAAALAFDPRVAIPAMLMLTIADPISGLVGSGELGVKATHTLLLTFGVCMLIASLYGLPVTTAAFGALAATLADGAKPVIAGYVIDDNLTIPVGAAVAMYLALQYLPTL, encoded by the coding sequence GTGTCACTCCACAGCGAGGTCAAGCGCCGGCTCGTCCACGTCGCCGGGACGGGGTATCCGGCGCTGTACCTGCTCGGACTGGCGACCTACGAGCAGTTGCGCTACCTGCTGGTGGCGAGTTCGGTCGCCGCGCTCGCGCTGGAGGCCGTCCGACTGCTGGTCGGCCTCGACTGGCAAATCTTCGACGAACTCACCCGCGAGTACGAGCAGGAGAACCTCGCCGGCTACGCGCTGTACATGTTCGGGATGACCGCCGCGGCGCTCGCCTTCGACCCCAGGGTGGCCATCCCCGCGATGCTGATGCTCACCATCGCCGACCCCATCAGCGGCCTGGTCGGGTCGGGCGAACTCGGCGTGAAGGCGACCCACACCCTGTTGCTCACCTTCGGCGTCTGCATGCTCATCGCCAGCCTGTACGGACTCCCGGTGACCACCGCGGCGTTCGGCGCGCTGGCGGCGACGCTGGCCGACGGCGCGAAACCCGTCATCGCGGGCTACGTCATCGACGACAACCTCACGATTCCGGTGGGCGCGGCGGTCGCGATGTACCTGGCGCTGCAGTATCTCCCTACGCTCTAA
- a CDS encoding ABC transporter ATP-binding protein, whose amino-acid sequence MATEETRATRAEEEPILSVENLQTAFFTDKEVIRAVDGVNFDIRRGETVGIVGESGSGKSVTARSIMGLVDSPGRILDGSSIKFRGEELTEKSERQYRKLRGGDIAMVFQDPLTSLNPVYTVGNQIKESLRLHQNMRGGDATEEAINLLEAVGIPDASRRVKEYPHEFSGGMRQRAVIAMALACDPELLICDEPTTALDVTIQAQILELLENLQEERDLSIMFITHDMGVIAEISDRVNVMYAGEIVESAPVVDLFENPRHPYTQGLLNSIPGNQPDAERLETIEGDVPTPNEPATYCRFEPRCPKAFDECTKVHPESVPVNAEAEEHTAACLLYPEDRSEAEAVELHERYEDEREVSQR is encoded by the coding sequence ATGGCGACCGAAGAGACTCGGGCTACCCGCGCCGAGGAGGAACCGATCCTCTCGGTCGAGAACCTCCAGACAGCCTTCTTCACCGACAAGGAGGTCATCCGCGCGGTCGACGGCGTCAACTTCGACATCCGGCGCGGTGAAACCGTCGGCATCGTCGGCGAGTCGGGGTCGGGCAAGAGCGTCACCGCCCGCTCCATCATGGGGCTGGTGGACTCGCCCGGCCGCATCCTCGACGGCAGCAGTATCAAGTTCCGCGGCGAGGAACTGACCGAGAAGAGCGAGCGCCAGTACCGGAAACTCCGCGGCGGTGACATCGCCATGGTGTTCCAGGACCCGCTGACGTCGCTCAACCCGGTCTACACGGTCGGCAATCAGATCAAGGAGTCGCTGCGACTCCACCAGAACATGCGGGGCGGGGACGCGACCGAGGAGGCCATCAACCTGCTCGAAGCGGTCGGCATCCCGGACGCCTCCCGGCGGGTCAAGGAGTACCCCCACGAATTCTCGGGCGGGATGCGCCAGCGGGCCGTCATCGCCATGGCGCTGGCCTGCGACCCCGAACTGCTCATCTGCGATGAGCCGACGACCGCCCTCGACGTGACCATCCAGGCCCAAATCCTCGAACTCCTGGAGAACCTCCAAGAGGAGCGAGACCTCTCCATCATGTTCATCACCCACGACATGGGCGTCATCGCGGAGATATCCGACCGCGTGAACGTGATGTACGCGGGCGAGATCGTCGAGAGCGCGCCGGTGGTCGACCTGTTCGAGAACCCGCGTCACCCCTACACGCAGGGGCTGTTGAACTCGATTCCGGGCAACCAGCCCGACGCCGAGCGGCTCGAAACCATCGAGGGCGACGTGCCGACGCCGAACGAACCGGCGACGTACTGCCGGTTCGAACCACGGTGTCCGAAGGCGTTCGACGAGTGCACGAAGGTCCACCCGGAGTCGGTGCCCGTCAACGCCGAGGCCGAAGAACACACCGCCGCCTGCCTGCTGTACCCCGAGGACCGCTCGGAGGCTGAGGCGGTCGAACTACACGAGCGGTACGAGGACGAACGCGAGGTGAGCCAACGATGA
- a CDS encoding arylamine N-acetyltransferase family protein gives MDVSAYLARLGLDPADVRPPNLRALERLQRAHVATVPFETLAITGDPFDRRDGEGVSLSRADLYDKLVERERGGFCYELNGLFGWFLGELGFDVERRAAMVLSDDGARPPANHLTHVVSLDRQYVADVGLGVPTMRRPVALDGDATDPDAAGVAWRVAESDRPDVDFAAEYRESGGDWTTRYVFRDVPRETSYFEATCEWLATAPESPFTGDPVVSLATERGHRKLSPGALTHRTAADERERSLDEAEYYDALEREFGIDYRPR, from the coding sequence ATGGACGTCTCGGCGTACCTCGCCCGCCTCGGCCTCGACCCCGCAGACGTCCGACCCCCGAACCTCCGGGCGCTCGAACGCCTCCAGCGCGCCCACGTGGCGACGGTCCCTTTCGAGACGCTCGCGATAACCGGCGACCCGTTCGACCGCCGCGACGGCGAAGGAGTGTCGCTCTCCCGCGCCGACCTCTACGACAAACTCGTCGAGCGCGAGCGCGGGGGCTTCTGCTACGAACTCAACGGCCTGTTCGGCTGGTTCCTCGGCGAACTCGGCTTCGACGTCGAGCGCCGGGCCGCGATGGTCCTCAGCGACGACGGTGCTAGACCGCCCGCGAACCACCTCACCCACGTCGTCTCGCTCGACCGGCAGTACGTGGCCGACGTCGGCCTCGGCGTCCCGACGATGCGGCGGCCGGTCGCGCTCGACGGCGACGCGACCGACCCGGACGCCGCGGGCGTCGCGTGGCGCGTCGCCGAGAGCGACCGTCCCGATGTCGACTTTGCCGCCGAGTACCGCGAATCCGGCGGCGACTGGACGACCCGGTACGTCTTTCGCGACGTCCCGCGCGAGACGTCGTACTTCGAGGCCACCTGCGAGTGGCTGGCGACCGCACCCGAGTCGCCGTTCACCGGCGACCCCGTCGTCAGCCTCGCGACCGAGCGCGGCCACCGGAAGCTCTCGCCCGGCGCGCTGACCCACCGGACCGCCGCGGACGAACGCGAGCGCTCGCTCGACGAGGCGGAGTACTACGACGCGCTCGAACGCGAATTCGGAATCGACTATCGTCCCCGCTGA
- a CDS encoding ABC transporter ATP-binding protein: MSEQIQEESVSVSTGETLVEVNDLKTYYDVGGAIEDAVFESNPVKAVDGVNFEIKRGETLGLVGESGCGKTTLGRTLIQLENATSGEVLFDGTDITELSGSDLKQWRRNSQMVFQDPESSLNDRMTVGEIIREPLDVHDWKTPQERREKVRNLLDVVGLQPEHYYRYPHQFSGGQRQRIGIARALALEPEFVVLDEPVSALDVSVQAQILNLLEDLQDEFGLTYLFIAHDLSVVRHICDRVAVMYLGNIMELGETDELFENPKNPYTHALLSAIPEPDPTAERNRITLRGTPPSPRDPPTGCPFTTRCPMKIRPEKYQNMDADLWVAIEVFREVLRERSRAEKTLTEQAKELLGMETRFSDIAEIRDELFGDLVVPDEVREHVDAAASYVENNEEERAREYLREEFGSICDAETPEHHVVSDSGRVSECHRHLPDYTEPDEFTPYTERLNE, encoded by the coding sequence ATGAGCGAGCAGATACAGGAGGAGTCAGTCAGCGTCTCGACCGGCGAAACGTTGGTCGAGGTCAACGACCTCAAGACCTACTACGACGTGGGAGGCGCCATCGAAGACGCGGTGTTCGAGTCGAACCCCGTGAAGGCGGTCGACGGCGTCAACTTCGAGATCAAACGCGGCGAGACGCTCGGGCTGGTCGGCGAGTCGGGGTGTGGCAAGACGACGCTGGGTCGGACGCTCATCCAACTGGAGAACGCGACCTCCGGCGAGGTGCTGTTCGACGGCACCGACATCACGGAGCTGTCGGGCAGCGACCTCAAACAGTGGCGGCGCAACAGCCAGATGGTGTTTCAGGACCCCGAGTCCAGCCTCAACGACCGGATGACCGTCGGCGAAATCATCCGCGAGCCCCTGGACGTCCACGACTGGAAGACGCCCCAGGAGCGCCGGGAGAAGGTGCGCAACCTGCTGGACGTGGTGGGCCTCCAGCCCGAACACTACTACCGCTATCCCCACCAGTTCTCGGGCGGCCAGCGCCAGCGCATCGGCATCGCCCGGGCGCTCGCGCTCGAACCGGAGTTCGTCGTGCTCGACGAACCGGTGAGCGCTCTCGACGTGTCGGTCCAGGCCCAGATTTTGAACCTGCTGGAGGACCTCCAGGACGAGTTCGGACTGACCTACCTGTTCATCGCCCACGACCTCTCGGTGGTGCGCCACATCTGCGACCGGGTGGCCGTGATGTACTTGGGTAACATCATGGAACTGGGCGAAACCGACGAACTGTTCGAGAACCCCAAGAACCCCTACACCCACGCGCTGTTGTCGGCGATTCCGGAACCCGACCCGACCGCCGAGCGCAACCGCATCACGCTCAGAGGGACGCCGCCGAGTCCGCGCGACCCGCCGACCGGCTGTCCGTTCACGACCCGGTGTCCGATGAAGATTCGGCCCGAGAAGTACCAGAACATGGACGCCGACCTGTGGGTCGCCATCGAAGTGTTCCGCGAGGTGCTCCGCGAGCGGTCGCGCGCCGAGAAGACCCTCACCGAGCAGGCGAAGGAGCTGCTCGGGATGGAGACGCGTTTCTCGGACATCGCCGAGATTCGCGACGAACTGTTCGGCGATCTCGTCGTGCCCGACGAGGTGCGCGAGCACGTCGACGCGGCCGCGAGCTACGTCGAGAACAACGAGGAGGAGCGAGCCCGCGAGTACCTCCGCGAGGAGTTCGGGAGCATCTGCGACGCCGAAACGCCCGAACACCACGTCGTCAGCGACTCGGGGCGGGTCAGCGAGTGCCACCGTCACCTGCCCGACTACACCGAGCCCGACGAGTTCACGCCGTACACCGAGCGACTCAACGAGTGA
- a CDS encoding ABC transporter permease, which produces MSGGTDEGEELTLRERVEENPRPAMLWLAGASVLLLLEIGAVINFVTGLFGTPVEIPTLLSRELIPNNGYWLPDSGWHETFLGLPAAYVWAIRVVLVYAYAFVWMVWLWKGYLIFRENYRYADWTPRDDMVDRLRGHRWGQFGAIIVFAFVVMAVFAPALGPTTVERTIQDPYSHYLHYYDEEAGELKNVTVGTANLGARSQGTPSRNVGPMTYDEFNRFHPFGTMPTGKDMFTFMMAGARVSLFIGVVSIGVSGLIAVSFALLTAYFKGLVDLAVVIAGDSIMSLPRLLFVMLLSVVLGGTWISKMYNGGFLLAVIFAATGWPFLWRAVRGPAMQVAEQEWIDAAKSFGQRPSVTMRKHMAPYILGYLLVYASMSLGGIIIAVAGLSFLGLGVQAPTPEWGRAVNVGQGYVTTASWHISFIPGVMIVLVVTAFNALGDGIRDAIDPQSESGEGEGTEAAAAAGGGA; this is translated from the coding sequence ATGAGTGGTGGCACCGACGAAGGCGAGGAACTCACGCTCCGCGAACGCGTCGAAGAGAACCCGCGGCCGGCGATGCTGTGGCTCGCGGGCGCCTCGGTGCTGTTGCTGTTGGAGATAGGCGCGGTGATCAACTTCGTGACGGGGCTGTTCGGGACGCCCGTCGAGATTCCGACGCTGCTGTCGCGCGAACTCATCCCGAATAACGGCTACTGGCTGCCCGACTCCGGGTGGCACGAGACGTTCCTCGGACTGCCCGCCGCCTACGTGTGGGCGATTCGGGTCGTCCTTGTGTACGCTTACGCGTTCGTGTGGATGGTGTGGCTCTGGAAGGGCTACCTCATCTTCCGCGAGAACTACCGGTACGCCGACTGGACGCCCCGCGACGACATGGTCGACCGCCTCCGCGGTCACCGCTGGGGGCAGTTCGGTGCGATCATCGTGTTCGCGTTCGTCGTGATGGCCGTCTTCGCGCCCGCGCTCGGGCCGACGACGGTCGAGCGGACCATCCAGGACCCCTACTCGCACTACCTCCACTACTACGACGAGGAGGCGGGCGAACTGAAGAACGTCACCGTCGGGACGGCGAACCTCGGCGCGCGGTCGCAGGGGACGCCCTCCCGCAACGTCGGGCCGATGACCTACGACGAGTTCAACCGCTTCCACCCGTTCGGGACCATGCCGACAGGCAAGGACATGTTCACGTTCATGATGGCCGGAGCGCGGGTGTCGCTGTTCATCGGCGTCGTGTCCATCGGCGTCAGCGGCCTCATCGCCGTGTCGTTCGCGCTGCTGACCGCCTACTTCAAGGGGCTGGTCGACCTCGCGGTGGTCATCGCGGGCGACTCCATCATGTCGCTCCCGAGACTACTGTTCGTCATGCTGCTATCGGTGGTGTTGGGCGGCACGTGGATTTCGAAGATGTACAACGGCGGCTTCCTGCTCGCGGTCATCTTCGCCGCGACCGGGTGGCCGTTCCTGTGGCGCGCGGTGCGCGGTCCGGCGATGCAGGTCGCCGAACAGGAGTGGATCGACGCCGCCAAGAGCTTCGGACAGCGCCCCAGCGTGACGATGCGAAAGCACATGGCGCCGTACATCCTCGGCTACCTGCTGGTGTACGCCTCGATGAGCCTCGGCGGCATCATCATCGCGGTCGCCGGCCTGTCGTTCCTCGGACTCGGCGTTCAGGCGCCGACCCCCGAGTGGGGACGGGCGGTCAACGTCGGCCAGGGGTACGTCACCACCGCGTCGTGGCACATCTCGTTCATCCCCGGCGTGATGATCGTACTGGTCGTGACCGCGTTCAACGCGCTGGGCGACGGCATCCGCGACGCCATCGACCCCCAGAGCGAGAGCGGGGAAGGCGAAGGCACTGAGGCCGCCGCGGCCGCCGGAGGTGGTGCCTGA
- a CDS encoding DUF7529 family protein: MPETGAGDDNPDYAERIAASADVEKGAWQRTLEDMKAMAEELEEEGWDVLTIAAGHTAPTNPDAGETDRWGLVHVVPGNKAEPFAEMVDTGKFPQYQVFRNEMNSRAFVVTQLLDPDTEQAILIAGNFELRHAPGLVTTALEEDEMYTHVQKLDGTHLGSFRHDDAEKFFPNPQRYEQYMPDDGDADADETDE, encoded by the coding sequence ATGCCAGAGACAGGGGCCGGCGACGACAACCCGGACTACGCCGAGCGAATCGCGGCCAGCGCCGACGTCGAGAAAGGCGCGTGGCAGCGGACGCTCGAGGACATGAAGGCGATGGCCGAAGAACTGGAGGAAGAGGGCTGGGACGTGCTGACCATCGCCGCCGGCCACACCGCACCGACGAACCCCGACGCGGGCGAAACCGACCGGTGGGGGCTCGTCCACGTCGTGCCGGGTAACAAGGCCGAACCGTTCGCCGAGATGGTCGACACCGGCAAGTTCCCACAGTACCAGGTGTTCCGCAACGAGATGAATAGTCGGGCGTTCGTGGTCACCCAACTGCTCGACCCCGACACCGAGCAGGCCATCCTCATCGCGGGGAACTTCGAACTGCGCCATGCCCCCGGTCTGGTCACGACCGCGCTGGAGGAGGACGAGATGTACACCCACGTCCAGAAACTCGACGGAACTCACCTGGGGTCGTTCCGTCACGACGACGCCGAGAAGTTCTTCCCGAACCCCCAGCGGTACGAACAGTACATGCCGGACGACGGGGACGCGGACGCCGACGAAACTGACGAGTAG